From [Clostridium] symbiosum, a single genomic window includes:
- a CDS encoding Zn-dependent hydrolase: MKGKTAGRLLPPAAYNMRCKIERIRHDLESLAEFNMTPGDGCTRLSYTREFALARDYIRNEMEAAGLKVREDAAGNLIGRYPGKLDKPVIMTGSHFDTVFHGGNFDGQAGVCAAIEVARILGENNFTPCHPIDFIAMPEEEGARFGGGLFGSRAICSGVSTDELKTLKDADGVSLYQALENYGLNPDEIGNARMRPDDIAAFIELHIEQGPVLEQNGKDIGIVDAIVSLEGFDILIKGRADHAGSTPMAMRADALAAAAKAISAATDKAVALGDGTVVTFGCIKSVPESANVVPSEVRFTADCRSPYVSSIGRVMETFRESLRESAGAFPDLSFEIKRNLQAEPAMMDETLKKLIEEAADELSLSSMHLLSGAGHDTMNFKGICPLAMIFVPSRGGRSHCPQEWTDYRQVSDGADVLLRTVVKAASR; encoded by the coding sequence ATGAAAGGAAAAACCGCTGGAAGACTCCTTCCACCGGCAGCATACAATATGAGATGTAAAATAGAACGGATACGGCATGATTTGGAATCCCTGGCCGAATTTAACATGACTCCCGGTGACGGCTGTACCAGGCTCTCCTATACGAGGGAATTCGCCCTGGCCCGGGATTATATCAGGAACGAAATGGAGGCGGCCGGTCTTAAGGTACGCGAGGACGCGGCCGGCAATCTCATCGGGCGCTATCCCGGGAAACTGGATAAGCCCGTTATCATGACGGGCAGTCATTTTGATACCGTATTCCACGGAGGCAATTTTGACGGTCAGGCCGGCGTATGCGCGGCGATAGAGGTCGCCAGGATACTTGGGGAAAACAACTTTACTCCCTGTCATCCTATTGATTTTATCGCCATGCCGGAGGAAGAAGGCGCAAGATTCGGCGGAGGCCTGTTTGGAAGCAGGGCCATATGCAGCGGTGTTTCCACAGATGAACTGAAAACCCTTAAGGATGCGGACGGAGTCTCGCTATACCAGGCACTGGAAAACTACGGCCTGAATCCCGATGAAATAGGAAATGCCAGAATGCGGCCCGACGATATTGCAGCCTTTATTGAACTGCACATCGAACAGGGGCCCGTATTGGAACAAAACGGCAAAGATATCGGTATTGTAGATGCAATCGTCAGTCTGGAGGGCTTTGATATCCTGATTAAAGGGAGAGCCGACCATGCAGGCAGCACCCCGATGGCGATGCGTGCGGATGCCCTGGCAGCTGCGGCAAAGGCTATTTCCGCCGCCACCGACAAAGCGGTGGCGCTCGGTGACGGAACAGTCGTCACCTTTGGCTGTATCAAATCGGTTCCGGAGTCCGCCAATGTCGTTCCGTCGGAAGTACGGTTTACCGCAGACTGCAGAAGCCCCTACGTATCATCAATAGGCAGGGTCATGGAAACCTTTAGGGAAAGTCTGCGGGAAAGCGCCGGGGCCTTCCCAGATTTGTCATTCGAGATTAAAAGGAATCTCCAGGCGGAGCCTGCGATGATGGATGAAACCTTGAAAAAGCTGATTGAGGAGGCCGCCGATGAGTTGTCCTTATCCTCCATGCATCTTTTATCGGGAGCCGGACACGACACCATGAATTTCAAAGGGATATGCCCTCTGGCCATGATTTTTGTCCCAAGCAGGGGCGGAAGAAGCCACTGTCCACAGGAATGGACCGATTACCGGCAGGTTAGCGACGGAGCCGATGTGCTGCTCCGGACTGTCGTAAAAGCTGCCTCCCGGTAG
- a CDS encoding cupin domain-containing protein: MNYIGNINQIPDGFTMSDSVGLVTKELGKSVGSEKIYVNLDSVPVGAYSTKYHSHTQQEEFFYVLSGKGTLRFNDTEQEVTAGDFIAKPSGKEISHTYYNSGSEPLLILDIGTVEKEDTCYYPDDDVYLHKSNGKSHAFRGIVFLEDWTSEPNL; the protein is encoded by the coding sequence ATGAATTATATAGGAAATATTAATCAGATACCGGACGGATTTACCATGAGCGACAGCGTGGGACTGGTTACGAAAGAGCTTGGCAAAAGTGTGGGAAGTGAAAAGATTTATGTAAATCTGGACAGTGTGCCTGTTGGGGCGTACAGTACTAAATATCACAGCCACACGCAGCAGGAGGAGTTCTTCTATGTCCTGTCGGGAAAGGGGACACTCCGGTTTAACGATACCGAACAGGAAGTGACGGCAGGTGATTTTATTGCAAAACCGTCGGGAAAAGAAATTTCCCATACATATTATAATTCGGGTTCGGAACCGCTGCTGATACTTGATATCGGGACGGTTGAAAAGGAAGATACGTGTTACTACCCCGATGACGATGTCTATCTGCATAAATCAAACGGAAAGAGCCATGCATTCAGGGGAATTGTGTTCCTGGAAGACTGGACATCGGAGCCGAATCTGTGA
- a CDS encoding GNAT family N-acetyltransferase — protein MSGEETEERRLEVMTPEEMTLEYRKAVKEDASQITGLVQETIKTVYPKYYPEEVVGFFCELHSQESVGEDINDGNTWILYEGQRPAGTGSLRGDHITRVYVHPDFQGKGYGSFIVRKLEKEIFSKYDKVFLDASLPACRLYEALGYKTLRHDKWLVGNGVALVYEIMEKGRHESGALVRTWDYRDRDGELTEKLFQIWKKSVKETHLFLSEQEIGKIAGYVPEALKTVPYLMTITDENGAPAGFMGISERKLEMLFLLPGARGKGLGHRLIRYAVEKYAVNEVCVNEQNPQARGFYEHEGFKVYRRTEHDGQGAPYPLLYMKLQEP, from the coding sequence TTGAGCGGAGAAGAGACGGAAGAGAGGAGACTGGAAGTGATGACACCGGAAGAAATGACGCTGGAATACAGAAAAGCCGTGAAAGAAGATGCATCACAGATAACCGGCCTGGTACAGGAGACAATTAAAACGGTCTATCCAAAGTATTACCCGGAAGAGGTGGTGGGATTTTTCTGTGAGCTCCATTCACAAGAGTCGGTCGGCGAAGACATCAATGACGGAAATACCTGGATTCTTTATGAAGGACAGCGTCCGGCAGGGACAGGAAGCCTCCGGGGAGACCACATTACCAGAGTTTATGTCCATCCCGATTTTCAGGGAAAGGGATATGGCAGCTTTATTGTAAGAAAGCTGGAGAAAGAGATCTTTTCAAAGTATGACAAGGTATTTCTGGATGCGTCCCTCCCGGCCTGCCGATTGTATGAGGCGCTTGGATATAAAACGTTGAGGCACGATAAATGGCTGGTTGGGAACGGTGTGGCGCTGGTATATGAGATAATGGAAAAAGGAAGACATGAATCGGGAGCGCTGGTGAGGACCTGGGATTACCGGGACAGAGACGGTGAGTTAACCGAGAAACTGTTTCAAATATGGAAAAAGTCGGTGAAGGAGACCCATCTGTTTCTGTCGGAACAGGAGATAGGGAAGATAGCCGGATATGTGCCGGAAGCGCTCAAAACGGTGCCTTATCTGATGACCATAACGGATGAGAACGGCGCGCCTGCCGGTTTTATGGGAATCTCGGAAAGAAAGCTGGAAATGCTCTTCTTACTGCCCGGGGCGAGGGGGAAGGGACTGGGACACCGCCTGATCCGGTATGCTGTTGAGAAATACGCCGTGAATGAGGTGTGCGTCAATGAACAGAACCCACAGGCCAGGGGATTTTATGAGCATGAAGGATTCAAAGTTTACAGGAGGACGGAGCACGACGGGCAGGGAGCTCCGTATCCGCTTTTATATATGAAGCTTCAGGAACCGTAA
- a CDS encoding substrate-binding domain-containing protein — protein sequence MNLISLYYFVELAKELHVTNERGIPTYRGQICLPKILPRFYQKWPHVHIQLVHETSEKMEAMLFNGN from the coding sequence ATGAACTTAATCAGCCTTTATTATTTTGTAGAGCTGGCAAAGGAGCTTCATGTTACCAACGAAAGAGGGATTCCCACCTACCGCGGCCAGATCTGTCTTCCCAAGATTCTCCCCCGCTTTTATCAGAAATGGCCCCATGTTCATATTCAACTGGTCCATGAAACCTCCGAAAAAATGGAAGCGATGCTGTTCAACGGTAATTAA